The nucleotide sequence CAAAATTATATGCAATTACTCCTTCAGTTATGAATAACGTTATACAATCTAGAAAAAAAATTTCAAACATTATGCTTGGAATTGATAAAAGATTATTAGTAATAATAGGACCATGTTCAGTTCATGATCCTATCGCAGCTGTGGATTATGCTAAAAGGTTAAATGAGTTAAGAAAAAAACATATTAATCATTTAGAAATAGTTATGAGAACATATTTTGAAAAACCACGTACTGTTGTAGGATGGAAAGGATTGATATCTGATCCATATTTAGATAATACTTTAAAAGTAAATCATGGATTAGCTGTTGCACGTAAGTTATTACTAGATATTAATTCTATTGGGTTACCTGCTGCAACAGAATTTTTAGATATGGTAATTGGTCAATTTATAGCAGATTTAATAAGTTGGGGTGCTATAGGGGCAAGAACAACTGAAAGTCAAATACACAGAGAAATGGCTTCAGGTTTATCTTGTCCCATTGGTTTTAAAAATGGAACAGATGGTAATATAAAAATAGCAATAGATGCTATACGTGCTTCAAAAGAAAAACATTTATTTTTAGCACCAGATAAAAATGGAATTATGGTTATTAACAAAACTATTGGTAATCCTCATGTTCATATAATTATGAGAGGAGGGAAAAAACCTAATTATCATTCTTACGACATAAAAAATGCTATAAATCAACTAAAAGAATTTAATTTACCTGAGTATGTTATGATTGATTTTAGTCATGGTAATTGTTTAAAAGAACATAAAAAACAACATGATGTTGCTGAGTCAGTTTCTCAACAAATTCATGATGGTTCAATAAATATTTCTGCTGTTATGATAGAAAGCTTTTTATTAGAAGGATCTCAAAATATATCAAACAAAAAAGAAAATTTGTTATATGGTCAATCTGTTACTGATCCTTGTCTTAATTGGGAAGATAGTGTTCTAATAATAAATCAACTAGCAAGTGCTGTAAAAAAACGTTTTTAATTTTTGGTGCCGGAGATATTTTACTTTTCCGGTACTATTATATAAATATTTATGAATTTTTTATATCAATATATATAATTTTATTTTTATTTCAAATATTATTACAAAATAATATTTTTAAATAATTTTTTATTTTTTTTAATGAAAAGGATATTAAATGCTTGTTATTACACTTCTTGATGGAAGCAAGCGATATTATGAAAATTTTGTGAGTATTATTCAAGTAGCTAAAGATATTAATATAAAATTATATAAAATATGTGTAGCTGGTATCGTTAATGATAATTTGTTAGATTCTAGAACTTTAATAAAAAAAAACTCTAAATTAGAAATCATAACTTCAAATGACAAAAGATCATTAAAGATAATTAGAAATTCATGTGCTCATTTATTAGGTTACGCAATAAAAAAAATATGGCCTCAAGCTATAATAGCTCAAGGTTCTAATACAACCGATGGTTTCTATTATGATATAGAAAATAAATATTTTTTAAAAAAAAAAGATTTATATAAAATTGAACAAAAAATGTTAAATTTATCTTGTAGAAAATATAACATTATAAATAAACAAATTAAATTAAAAAAAAATAATAAATATAAAAGTATTTTTCAAAATAAGTATAAAAAAGAAATTTTAAAATATAATAAAAAATATAAATATATTTATTTTCATGAGAATCACATTGATATTAGTAATTATATTCAAGCACCTAATATAAAGTTTTGTAAATACTTTAAATTAAGTAAACTATCTGGAGCTTATTGGAATAATAATAGTTCTAACAAAATGTTACAAAGAATATATGGAACAGCTTGGTTAAATAAAAAGACACTTGATAAATATTTAAAAAAAATTAAAGAAATAAAAAAAAGAGATCATCGTAAAATTTCTAAAACATTAGATTTATATCATATACAAAAAGAATCTCCTGGAGTTATTTTTTGGCACAAAAATGGACTGACAATATTTAGACAAATAAAAAAACTTATTCGTGAAAAATTACAATTTGATTATGAAGAAGTTCAAACTCCTTTATTAATGAATAGAGAAATTTGGGAAAAAACAGGACACTGGGAAAATTATCATGAATCAATATTTACAACATCTTTAGAAAATAATAAATATTGTATAAAACCTATGAATTGTCCAGCTCACATAGATATTTTTAAAAAAAAACTAAGATCTTATAAAGAATTACCTATAAGAATATCTGAGTTTGGTGTTTGTCATAGAAAAGAAACTTCTGGAGCATTGCATGGTTTAATGCGAGCAAGAAGTTTTACACAAGATGACGCTCATATATTTTGTTCAAAAAACCAAATAAGAAATGAAATAGAAAAATGTATAAAATTAATTTATGATGTTTATAATATCTTTGGTTTTAAAAAAATTTTTGTAAAATTTTCAACTCGTCCAAAAAAAAGAATTGGAACCAATGAAATATGGGATCAAGCAGAACATGATTTATTGCAAGTATTATTAAAAAACAAAATAAAATTTGAATATCAATTAGGAGAGGGAGCTTTTTATGGACCTAAAATTGAAATCATTTTAAAAGATAGTTTAAAACGCATGTGGCAATGTGGTACTATTCAATTGGATTTTTATTTACCATCTAGATTAAATGCTTTTTATATAAATAAAGAAAATAAAAAAAAAACACCTATAATTATACATCGTGCTATTTTAGGTTCCATAGAAAGATTTATTGGTATTTTGTCTGAAGAATATAATGGTAAATTTCCTTTATGGATATCTCCAATACAAATTGTAGTAATGAGCATTTCTAAAAAACATAACTTTTATGTAAAAAAAATATTTAAAATTTTTTTAAAAAATAATTTAAGAACTTTAATAGATATAAGAAATGAAAAAATTGGTTTAAAAATAAGAGAATATACATTAAAAAATATTCCTTATATGATAATATGTGGTGATAAAGAAATTAATAATGATGAAATAACTATAAGAAATATAAAAGGTAATTATGCTAATGTAAAAAATATAAATATTTTTATAAAAGAAATAAAAAAAGAAATAAATAAACGTGTTTTATTATAACTGGAGGAAAAAAGTATTAAAGTCGCAAAAAAAAATCAATTAATAAGAGCTCATCGTATAAACAAAGAAATAAAAGCAAAAAATATACGTTTAGTTGGTATAAAAGGTGAACAAATAGGTATTGTTAGTCTTAAAAGAGCTCTAATAGAATCAAAAGAACAAGGTTTTGACTTAGTAGAAATGAGTCCTAATGCTAAACCACCAGTATGTCGTATTATGAATTATGGTAAATTTCTTTATGAAAAAAGTAAATCTTTTAAAGAACAAAAGAAAAAACAAAAAATAGTTCAAATTAAAGAAATAAAATTTCGCCCTTCTACAGATGAAGGTGATTATAAAGTAAAATTAAGAAATTTAAAAAGATTTTTAGAAGATGGACACAAAGTAAAAATAACTTTGAGATTTAGAGGTAGAGAAATGGCTCATCAATACATAGGAATAGATGTATTAAATAGAATAAAAAATGATTTACAAGAGTTAGCTATAGTTGAAATATTTC is from Buchnera aphidicola (Taiwanaphis decaspermi) and encodes:
- a CDS encoding 3-deoxy-7-phosphoheptulonate synthase — protein: MKKTDELRTILIDKLIKPSTLAKLYAITPSVMNNVIQSRKKISNIMLGIDKRLLVIIGPCSVHDPIAAVDYAKRLNELRKKHINHLEIVMRTYFEKPRTVVGWKGLISDPYLDNTLKVNHGLAVARKLLLDINSIGLPAATEFLDMVIGQFIADLISWGAIGARTTESQIHREMASGLSCPIGFKNGTDGNIKIAIDAIRASKEKHLFLAPDKNGIMVINKTIGNPHVHIIMRGGKKPNYHSYDIKNAINQLKEFNLPEYVMIDFSHGNCLKEHKKQHDVAESVSQQIHDGSINISAVMIESFLLEGSQNISNKKENLLYGQSVTDPCLNWEDSVLIINQLASAVKKRF
- the thrS gene encoding threonine--tRNA ligase — encoded protein: MLVITLLDGSKRYYENFVSIIQVAKDINIKLYKICVAGIVNDNLLDSRTLIKKNSKLEIITSNDKRSLKIIRNSCAHLLGYAIKKIWPQAIIAQGSNTTDGFYYDIENKYFLKKKDLYKIEQKMLNLSCRKYNIINKQIKLKKNNKYKSIFQNKYKKEILKYNKKYKYIYFHENHIDISNYIQAPNIKFCKYFKLSKLSGAYWNNNSSNKMLQRIYGTAWLNKKTLDKYLKKIKEIKKRDHRKISKTLDLYHIQKESPGVIFWHKNGLTIFRQIKKLIREKLQFDYEEVQTPLLMNREIWEKTGHWENYHESIFTTSLENNKYCIKPMNCPAHIDIFKKKLRSYKELPIRISEFGVCHRKETSGALHGLMRARSFTQDDAHIFCSKNQIRNEIEKCIKLIYDVYNIFGFKKIFVKFSTRPKKRIGTNEIWDQAEHDLLQVLLKNKIKFEYQLGEGAFYGPKIEIILKDSLKRMWQCGTIQLDFYLPSRLNAFYINKENKKKTPIIIHRAILGSIERFIGILSEEYNGKFPLWISPIQIVVMSISKKHNFYVKKIFKIFLKNNLRTLIDIRNEKIGLKIREYTLKNIPYMIICGDKEINNDEITIRNIKGNYANVKNINIFIKEIKKEINKRVLL
- the infC gene encoding translation initiation factor IF-3, encoding MKVAKKNQLIRAHRINKEIKAKNIRLVGIKGEQIGIVSLKRALIESKEQGFDLVEMSPNAKPPVCRIMNYGKFLYEKSKSFKEQKKKQKIVQIKEIKFRPSTDEGDYKVKLRNLKRFLEDGHKVKITLRFRGREMAHQYIGIDVLNRIKNDLQELAIVEIFPSRIEGRQMIMMLSPRKNVNILK